In a genomic window of Trichoderma atroviride chromosome 4, complete sequence:
- a CDS encoding uncharacterized protein (EggNog:ENOG41~TransMembrane:12 (i31-53o73-96i108-128o134-154i166-186o206-223i283-301o321-342i349-368o383-408i420-437o449-468i)): protein MAPSAAHTADGISSPIDLALIPPFWRRKNGILLYFLLTSSLLASAALGIDGSMTNGMQVLPTWQDQFGHPQGASLGFFGASSSIGGVVPFIFLGWISDKCGRRVPTALGSIFIIAGVLLEFFATSLHMYIGGKIVLGFGSSLIQMGAPVLVTELSHPKERVQVTTFYNTSIVLGYVIGAWATYGCFRISGSWSWRLPTLIQIIPSAYQLGLIFFCPESPRWLIAKGRMKEARKILVKYHGECDPNSEVVNVECAEIEQVLAKEAAHNMTWVDFFSSIPNLKRISLCFATAVFSQSSGNLLVSNYLTQILKDTGVKSQKDITLVNGMVTLWQYIVALSVTVCINKFKRRTFFLIGSGGVSLTFIAWTIGAQQYLDHGSIPAGRLVLACIFIFQAFYTMAWTNLVVTYPLELVTYQMRAKTWAFVLLTIQVATIFGNYVNPIALQNIGWKFYIYYCIWVAFIFIFVYFFFVETSGPTLEELAYIFDGHDKKKHISTETQHRKEKEIRTQTESLGECSDSTRSV from the exons ATGGCTCCTTCTGCGGCACACACGGCCGATGGCATTTCATCGCCAATTGACCTTGCACTGATCCCGCCGTTTTGGCGGCGCAAGAATGGCATCTTGCTGTATTTTCTACTTACATCGTCGCTGCTTGCCAGCGCCGCGCTCGGCATTGACGGG TCGATGACAAATGGAATGCAGGTACTTCCAACGTGGCAAGATCAGTTTGGACATCCCCAAGGCGCAAGCCTGGGCTTCTTCGGCGCATCGAGTTCCATTGGCGGCGTCGTACCATTTATATTTCTCGGCTGGATCAGTGACAAATGCGGACGACGAGTTCCTACCGCCCTCGGCTCcattttcatcatcgccggcgTCTTGCTCGAATTCTTCGCTACCTCGCTTCACATGTACATCGGAGGCAAGATTGTGCTTGGCTTTGGGTCCTCGCTGATCCAGATGGGTGCCCCGGTGCTGGTCACGGAATTAAGCCATCCGAAAGAACGAGTACAAGTCACCACTTTTTATAACACGTCAATCGTCCTGGGATATGTCATTGGCGCATGGGCAACTTACGGCTGCTTTCGCATCTCTGGATCGTGGTCTTGGAGGCTGCCAACGTTGATCCAAATCATACCCTCGGCCTACCAGCTCGGCCTCATATTCTTTTGTCCCGAGTCTCCTCGATGGCTGATTGCAAAGGGCCGGATGAAGGAAGCACGGAAGATTCTAGTCAAATACCACGGCGAATGCGACCCAAACTCGGAGGTTGTCAATGTCGAATGCGCCGAGATTGAACAAGTCTTGGCAAAGGAAGCTGCGCACAACATGACCTGGGTCGACTTTTTCTCATCTATCCCCAACTTGAAGCGAATATCTCTCTGCTTCGCGACGGCCGTCTTTAGCCAGAGCTCTGGTAACCTGCTCGTGTCAAACTATCTGACGCAAATCTTGAAAGATACCGGTGTCAAGTCTCAAAAGGACATTACCCTTGTCAACGGCATGGTGACGCTTTGGCAGTACATCGTGGCGCTATCTGTCACAGTCTGCATCAACAAGTTTAAACGACGCACATTTTTCCTCATTGGATCTGGGGGTGTCTCGCTCACATTCATTGCCTGGACAATTGGAGCTCAACAGTATCTGGATCATGGTTCTATTCCGGCTGGCCGACTTGTTCTCGcatgcatcttcatctttcaagCTTTTTACACAATGGCCTGGACAAATCTGGTAGTGACATACCCCCTCGAGTTGGTCACATACCAAATGCGAGCCAAGACGTGGGCCTTTGTCCTGCTAACAATCCAAGTGGCCACCATCTTTGGCAACTATGTTAATCCCATTGCGCTACAAAACATTGGTTGGAAATTTTACATTTATTATTGCATTTGGGTGGcgtttatttttatttttgtatactttttctttgttgaaACCTCGGGACCGACGTTGGAAGAGCTGGCGTATATCTTTGACGGGCacgacaaaaagaagcatatATCGACTGAAACACAGCATcgcaaggagaaggagattcGAACGCAAACTGAATCTCTGGGCGAGTGTTCGGACTCGACCCGCTCTGTATAA